From Bradyrhizobium symbiodeficiens, the proteins below share one genomic window:
- a CDS encoding nitroreductase family protein: MPDAIELLKTRRSVKPREMTGPGPSAAELETILTIGARVPDHGKLAPWRFIIFEGDARQRAGEVIAKVFARKNPGAPAADVETERKRFMDAPLVIAIVSFTRPHPKVPAFEQELSAGASAMNIVTAATALGYGACWLTGWFSFDRDVLDGLGLKPDEKLAGFIHVGTPTKPSEDRPRPFLSEIVTRF; this comes from the coding sequence GTGCCCGACGCCATCGAACTCCTGAAGACCCGCCGCTCGGTCAAGCCGCGCGAGATGACCGGGCCCGGCCCTTCGGCGGCCGAGCTCGAGACCATCCTCACCATCGGCGCGCGCGTGCCCGACCACGGCAAGCTCGCGCCCTGGCGCTTCATCATTTTCGAGGGCGACGCCCGCCAGCGCGCCGGCGAGGTGATCGCGAAGGTGTTCGCCCGGAAGAATCCCGGCGCGCCCGCGGCCGACGTCGAGACCGAACGCAAGCGTTTCATGGACGCGCCGCTGGTGATCGCCATCGTCAGCTTCACCAGGCCGCATCCGAAGGTGCCGGCGTTCGAGCAGGAATTGTCGGCCGGCGCCAGCGCCATGAACATCGTCACGGCCGCGACCGCGCTCGGCTACGGTGCCTGCTGGCTGACCGGCTGGTTCTCGTTCGACCGCGACGTGCTCGACGGCCTCGGCCTCAAGCCGGACGAAAAACTCGCCGGCTTCATCCACGTGGGCACGCCGACCAAACCGAGCGAAGACCGTCCGCGACCGTTCCTTTCGGAAATCGTGACGCGTTTTTAA
- a CDS encoding serine hydrolase domain-containing protein — protein MRRRDFLVGAALLAGTMARSRAANIPAPSPDGLERITAYFNDEVGSGRLPGAVILVQQHGRPVYLKSFGVRDTRTGLAMTPDTIFAIHSMTKPITCLGAMMLIDEGKLALTDPVSKYIPLFADTKVGLEPDGTSKLQLEPPIRPVNIEDLLRQTSGISYDYIGAPWVMQVYKAADIFEGPFNNRQFADRIARLPLTRQPGTLWRYGHSTDVLGAIIEIISGQTLYEFLKQRILDPLGMSSTKFVLKTPEERARMARPLPSDLILLEGERDRLAHPEWESGGGGLLSTITDYERFSQMLLNGGAFEGRRYLSPAAFKAMTTDHVGPGSGVGRDYFYFPGDGFGYGYGIGVRTDPGNAKPPPAGSLGELKWDSGSGTYFGVDPKLDMVYLMMQQTQNERSRITPAFKALVYDCYPEGLRRP, from the coding sequence ATGAGACGTCGTGATTTTCTGGTCGGGGCCGCGCTGCTCGCCGGCACGATGGCGCGAAGCCGCGCCGCCAACATCCCCGCCCCCTCGCCGGACGGGCTCGAGCGCATCACGGCGTATTTCAACGACGAAGTCGGAAGCGGCCGCCTGCCGGGCGCGGTGATCCTGGTGCAGCAGCACGGTAGGCCGGTCTATCTGAAGTCCTTCGGCGTGCGCGATACCAGGACCGGCCTTGCGATGACGCCGGACACGATCTTCGCCATCCACTCCATGACCAAACCGATCACCTGCCTCGGCGCGATGATGCTGATCGACGAGGGCAAGCTCGCGCTCACCGACCCCGTGTCGAAATACATCCCGCTCTTTGCCGACACCAAGGTGGGCCTCGAGCCGGACGGCACCTCGAAGCTCCAGCTCGAGCCGCCAATCCGCCCTGTCAACATCGAGGATCTGCTGCGGCAGACCTCCGGCATCAGCTACGACTATATCGGCGCCCCCTGGGTGATGCAGGTTTACAAGGCCGCTGACATATTCGAGGGGCCCTTCAACAACAGGCAATTCGCCGACCGTATCGCCCGGCTGCCGCTCACGCGCCAGCCGGGGACGCTGTGGCGCTACGGCCATTCCACCGACGTGCTCGGCGCCATCATCGAGATCATCTCGGGACAGACGCTGTACGAATTCCTCAAGCAACGCATCCTCGATCCGCTCGGGATGAGCAGCACCAAGTTCGTGCTGAAGACGCCGGAGGAGCGTGCGCGGATGGCGCGACCGCTGCCGAGCGACCTGATCCTGCTCGAAGGCGAGCGCGACCGCCTCGCCCATCCCGAATGGGAGTCGGGCGGCGGCGGGCTGCTCTCGACCATCACCGACTATGAACGCTTCTCCCAGATGCTGCTCAATGGCGGCGCGTTCGAGGGCAGGCGTTACCTCAGCCCGGCCGCCTTCAAGGCCATGACGACCGATCATGTCGGGCCCGGGTCCGGCGTCGGACGCGACTATTTCTATTTCCCGGGCGACGGCTTCGGCTATGGCTACGGCATTGGTGTGCGTACCGATCCAGGCAATGCGAAGCCGCCGCCGGCAGGCTCGCTCGGCGAATTGAAATGGGACAGTGGCAGCGGCACCTATTTCGGCGTCGATCCCAAGCTCGACATGGTCTATCTCATGATGCAGCAGACCCAGAACGAGCGCAGCCGCATCACCCCCGCCTTCAAGGCGCTGGTCTACGATTGCTACCCCGAAGGGCTACGCCGCCCGTGA
- a CDS encoding putative bifunctional diguanylate cyclase/phosphodiesterase produces MNAAKKVSGKPAAEMFDDIPVLQRKWRAALKPGDRLPRYEDVMLGSLGRLADHIALLRNDGTLERSRSGRYVQKWLGEERWDIPVAELSPDCATALSEAATSALANGRPHRASAHCVRDGMVRTYDVLALPTASRWGATLVGAYINERGTQYNLLDAIFASTDDAVISLAMLRDAGGKPSDLQVVHHNSSASALLKVATGSLLWRRIGEGSTLLALPEIMNFLLRAVAGGRGEQLEIESEGRHLRLSATAFADVVSLTISDVTALKRRDASFRLLFDNNPMPMWVFDAQTREFLGVNDAAVQHYGYSRTAFLRMKLHEIWPEDEWDSHAEALERLGEAYHSSRNWRHLRADGSEIEVLTFGRRVPFDDRDGYLVAVVDITERRKAEARIAHMAHHDGLTDLPNREYFQERLKQALDQAGDKRVGVLYIDLDLFKNINDSFGHPVGDRLLKEVAERLTTAVRGGNLAARLGGDEFAVILAADVSPNEASACAGLLIDMLKAPYDLDGQEMVIGASIGIALSPGDGTTPEELMRNADMALYRAKSDGGGVHHFFERAMDLRAQKRRAMELDLRRAFANGEFELHYQPLVSIASDRISGFESLLRWRHPDKGMISPAEFIPVAEDIGLIIQLGEWVLREACAEAVKWPADVKVAVNLSPAQFRSRNLVQIVISALAQSGLSPRRLELEITESIFLAETDANLAILHQLRELGVSISMDDFGTGYSSLSYLRSFPFDKIKIDRSFVKDLAERPDCGAIVRAISGLGRSLNITTTAEGVETEDQLDWLRAEGCNEVQGFLFSAARPADEIAKLLADFGRRASRAA; encoded by the coding sequence ATGAATGCCGCGAAGAAAGTGTCGGGAAAACCGGCCGCCGAAATGTTCGACGACATCCCGGTGCTTCAGCGCAAATGGCGTGCCGCGCTGAAGCCGGGCGATCGGCTGCCGCGCTATGAGGACGTGATGCTCGGCAGTCTCGGACGGCTCGCCGATCACATTGCGCTGCTCAGGAACGACGGCACGCTCGAACGGTCGCGCAGCGGACGCTACGTGCAAAAATGGCTCGGCGAGGAGCGCTGGGACATTCCCGTCGCCGAATTGTCGCCGGATTGCGCCACCGCGCTGTCGGAAGCGGCAACGTCCGCGCTGGCCAATGGACGACCGCATCGGGCCAGCGCGCATTGCGTGCGCGACGGCATGGTGCGGACCTACGACGTGCTGGCGCTGCCGACGGCCTCGCGCTGGGGCGCCACGCTGGTCGGCGCTTACATCAACGAACGCGGCACGCAGTACAATCTGCTGGACGCGATCTTCGCCTCGACCGACGACGCGGTCATCTCGCTGGCGATGCTGCGCGATGCCGGCGGCAAACCATCCGATCTGCAGGTCGTGCACCACAACAGCAGCGCAAGCGCGCTGCTGAAGGTCGCGACCGGAAGCCTGTTGTGGCGGCGGATCGGCGAAGGCAGCACGTTGCTGGCCTTGCCCGAGATCATGAACTTCCTGCTCAGGGCCGTCGCCGGCGGCCGCGGCGAGCAGCTCGAGATCGAGAGCGAGGGCCGCCATCTCCGGCTCAGCGCGACGGCCTTCGCCGACGTGGTCTCGCTGACGATCTCCGACGTCACCGCGTTGAAGCGGCGCGACGCCTCGTTCCGCCTGCTGTTCGACAACAACCCGATGCCGATGTGGGTGTTCGACGCGCAGACCAGGGAGTTCCTCGGCGTCAACGACGCCGCGGTCCAGCATTACGGCTACAGCCGCACCGCTTTCCTGCGCATGAAGCTGCACGAGATATGGCCGGAGGACGAGTGGGACAGCCACGCCGAGGCACTCGAACGCCTCGGCGAGGCCTATCACTCCTCGCGCAACTGGCGGCATTTGCGCGCCGACGGCAGCGAGATCGAGGTGCTCACCTTCGGCCGCCGCGTCCCCTTCGACGATCGCGACGGCTATCTGGTCGCGGTCGTCGACATCACCGAGCGGCGCAAGGCCGAGGCGCGCATCGCGCACATGGCGCACCATGACGGGCTCACCGACCTGCCGAACCGCGAATATTTCCAGGAGCGCCTGAAGCAGGCGCTGGACCAGGCCGGCGACAAACGCGTCGGCGTGCTCTATATCGATCTCGACCTGTTCAAGAACATCAACGATTCCTTCGGTCATCCCGTCGGCGACCGCCTGCTCAAGGAAGTCGCCGAACGGCTCACCACCGCGGTCCGCGGCGGCAATCTGGCGGCCCGCCTCGGCGGCGACGAATTCGCGGTAATCCTCGCCGCCGACGTCTCGCCGAACGAGGCCAGCGCCTGCGCTGGCCTGCTGATCGACATGCTGAAGGCGCCCTATGATCTCGACGGTCAGGAGATGGTGATCGGCGCCAGCATCGGCATCGCGCTGTCGCCCGGCGATGGCACGACGCCGGAAGAGCTGATGCGAAATGCCGACATGGCGCTGTACCGGGCGAAGTCCGACGGCGGCGGCGTACACCATTTCTTCGAGCGCGCGATGGACCTGCGAGCGCAGAAGCGCCGCGCCATGGAGCTCGATCTGCGCCGTGCGTTCGCCAATGGCGAGTTCGAGCTGCACTACCAGCCGCTGGTGTCGATCGCCTCGGACCGAATCTCCGGCTTCGAGTCGCTGCTGCGCTGGCGTCATCCGGACAAGGGCATGATCTCGCCGGCGGAGTTCATCCCGGTTGCCGAGGACATCGGCCTCATCATCCAATTGGGAGAGTGGGTACTGCGCGAAGCCTGCGCCGAGGCCGTCAAATGGCCTGCCGACGTCAAGGTCGCGGTCAATCTGTCGCCGGCGCAATTCCGCAGCCGCAATCTGGTTCAAATCGTGATCTCGGCGCTGGCGCAGTCCGGCCTGTCGCCGCGGCGGCTCGAGCTCGAAATCACCGAGTCGATCTTCCTCGCCGAGACCGATGCCAATCTCGCCATCCTGCACCAGTTGCGCGAGCTCGGCGTCAGCATCTCCATGGACGATTTCGGCACCGGCTATTCCAGCCTCAGCTATCTCAGGAGCTTCCCGTTCGACAAGATCAAGATCGACCGCTCGTTCGTGAAGGATCTGGCAGAGCGGCCCGATTGCGGCGCGATCGTGCGCGCGATCTCCGGGCTCGGCCGCAGCCTCAACATCACCACGACCGCCGAGGGCGTCGAGACCGAAGACCAGCTCGACTGGCTGCGCGCCGAAGGTTGCAACGAGGTGCAGGGCTTTCTGTTCAGCGCGGCACGGCCTGCCGACGAGATCGCGAAGCTGCTCGCCGATTTCGGCCGGCGCGCCTCACGGGCGGCGTAG
- a CDS encoding acyl-CoA dehydrogenase family protein — translation MPIDFTLTSYQRRLQRMAREFANEILAPLVRPADENADPQKAFQSIKGAYVESYKLGFATGFIPKKYGGGGISNVDLQIVVEELCAVDPGFATILLVNGLALMPLVWFANERQKQQWLVPATSDPRGEYLAGWTVSEAAGTPGGTANFDGPASLPAGIALTAVHDKKNGEYILNGRKHWPANAGGWDLQGADVNVCIVRTTPEAEGSRALSAIIIPRGTPGVTYEPPISKLGHRICQNNSVVFSDCRVPEENAFAVGNGDLVVNKAFTWSGPVAAIASVGVARSAYEYALSWSKKYTGGGDKPIINHQIVAYTLAEVAMKVEAGRAFAWKAAHYHDLHDANGHAIGPMSKVFCSEMLFNAVFQAMKVVGVNALDTSNPLGRYLREASVFPLYDAGNVGMQMRKICAVMADPAFDPRSIAASAATPFGKQAPPPDTQAVGRNLKRQA, via the coding sequence ATGCCGATCGATTTTACGCTGACGTCTTATCAGCGGCGCCTGCAACGGATGGCCCGCGAGTTCGCCAACGAGATCCTTGCCCCGCTGGTGCGCCCGGCCGACGAAAATGCCGATCCGCAGAAGGCTTTCCAGTCGATCAAGGGCGCCTACGTCGAAAGCTACAAACTCGGCTTCGCTACCGGGTTCATTCCCAAGAAGTACGGCGGCGGCGGCATCTCAAACGTCGATCTCCAGATCGTGGTAGAAGAACTCTGCGCAGTCGATCCCGGCTTCGCTACCATCCTGCTCGTGAACGGACTGGCCTTGATGCCGCTGGTCTGGTTCGCCAACGAACGGCAGAAGCAACAATGGCTGGTGCCCGCGACCAGCGATCCGCGCGGTGAATATTTGGCCGGATGGACCGTGAGCGAAGCAGCCGGGACCCCCGGGGGAACGGCGAATTTCGACGGCCCGGCGTCCCTTCCCGCCGGCATCGCGTTGACCGCTGTGCACGACAAGAAAAACGGCGAGTACATCCTCAACGGACGAAAGCATTGGCCGGCAAATGCCGGTGGTTGGGATTTGCAGGGCGCAGACGTCAATGTCTGCATCGTTCGGACCACGCCCGAGGCTGAAGGATCTCGCGCGCTGAGCGCCATCATCATTCCACGCGGGACCCCTGGCGTCACCTACGAGCCGCCGATCAGCAAACTTGGGCACCGCATCTGCCAAAATAATTCCGTGGTGTTTTCGGACTGCCGCGTGCCGGAGGAAAACGCCTTCGCGGTAGGAAACGGCGATCTCGTCGTCAACAAGGCCTTTACCTGGTCGGGACCCGTGGCCGCGATCGCGTCCGTCGGTGTAGCGCGGTCCGCCTACGAATACGCGTTATCGTGGTCTAAAAAATACACCGGCGGAGGAGACAAGCCGATCATCAACCACCAGATCGTGGCCTACACGCTGGCGGAGGTCGCGATGAAGGTCGAGGCCGGACGCGCGTTCGCCTGGAAGGCGGCCCATTATCACGACCTTCACGACGCCAACGGTCATGCGATCGGCCCTATGTCGAAGGTGTTTTGCAGCGAAATGCTGTTCAACGCCGTGTTTCAGGCGATGAAGGTCGTCGGCGTCAACGCACTGGACACGTCCAATCCTCTCGGGCGCTATCTCCGCGAAGCCTCGGTTTTCCCGCTCTATGACGCCGGTAATGTCGGCATGCAGATGCGGAAGATCTGTGCGGTCATGGCCGATCCCGCCTTCGACCCGCGCTCCATCGCGGCCTCGGCTGCAACGCCCTTCGGAAAGCAGGCGCCCCCGCCAGATACTCAAGCCGTCGGCAGGAACCTGAAGCGGCAGGCCTGA
- a CDS encoding helix-turn-helix transcriptional regulator, which translates to MARAICRRFVHDVIEIDAAPVRFFGYIWRCSRNWRLCVIVGDTQQKLLAKLLEAKAGLTVDELAGEVDLTRSAVKQHLSGMERSGYVQHTSSKSGGRPRFLYTLTESGIDLFPKRYSWFSRVMFESLRKKIGASKFGAYMFELGVDMSAAAIPRLVGKTRVERVVEIVKIMNETGFAARVTSPGKGEKLPRIECKNCVFHDLSKDYTEVCQFDLGFLSGLMGAPIEHQECMQRGGQACRFRFLPTA; encoded by the coding sequence TTGGCGCGTGCAATCTGTCGGCGTTTTGTGCATGATGTGATTGAAATTGACGCAGCGCCGGTCCGTTTCTTCGGATACATCTGGCGATGCAGCCGTAACTGGAGGCTTTGCGTGATCGTCGGCGATACCCAGCAAAAGCTGCTGGCCAAACTTCTGGAAGCCAAGGCCGGACTGACGGTGGACGAACTTGCCGGCGAGGTCGATCTCACGCGCAGCGCGGTGAAGCAGCATCTTTCGGGGATGGAGCGTTCCGGATACGTGCAGCACACGTCTTCGAAGAGCGGAGGCCGGCCACGCTTTCTATATACCTTGACCGAAAGCGGTATTGATCTGTTTCCGAAGCGCTATTCCTGGTTTTCGCGCGTCATGTTCGAGAGCTTGCGGAAGAAGATCGGCGCGTCGAAGTTCGGCGCCTACATGTTCGAATTGGGTGTGGACATGTCGGCGGCGGCGATTCCCCGTCTGGTGGGAAAGACCCGGGTCGAACGCGTCGTCGAGATCGTGAAGATCATGAACGAGACCGGGTTCGCGGCCCGCGTCACTTCCCCTGGCAAGGGTGAGAAGCTTCCCCGCATCGAATGCAAGAACTGCGTATTCCACGATCTTTCGAAGGACTACACCGAGGTCTGTCAATTCGACCTCGGCTTTCTGTCGGGCCTGATGGGCGCGCCCATCGAGCATCAGGAATGCATGCAGCGCGGCGGTCAGGCCTGCCGCTTCAGGTTCCTGCCGACGGCTTGA
- a CDS encoding acyl-CoA dehydrogenase family protein, translating into MAIDFTMSPEQRKIQKFAREFTENILAPVIPAADKEPDPMLAYQKTKGAYIEAYKAGIAMAMLPKQYGGAEMSCLDYVIACEEITSVDPGFACTCLCNGLGLMPVLWYGSDEQKKRFLGEATSDPTGTYLSAWTAGEPPGGTGGTANFDSPLPKAGIGMTAVKKGDRFIINGKKKWSSSAGWDGLGTNTQTAIIRTDSSVGGTEGLSAIVVERGTPGITWTFLDKEGHRTTSNAFVVFENAEVPVDNLLPGAAGNGDLVINRNFAWSGPVAAIAAVGVARAAYEDALKFLKSNTAGSLTPIIRFQNAGYIMGDVAAKIESARYFAWRAADYLDKHSQHAELIGAMCKINVTETMIDCVYKCMQIVGVNSLSTEYKFGKYLREASVLPIYDGGNMGMQRRRVHGIIADENFNPRAIMDDDFVKFDKSMEAIDTVADPLPRTRGIMEAAE; encoded by the coding sequence ATGGCGATCGATTTCACGATGTCACCGGAGCAGCGGAAGATTCAGAAGTTTGCGCGGGAGTTTACGGAGAACATCCTCGCGCCTGTCATCCCGGCGGCCGACAAGGAGCCGGACCCCATGCTGGCCTACCAGAAGACCAAGGGCGCCTACATCGAGGCCTACAAGGCAGGCATCGCCATGGCCATGCTGCCAAAGCAATATGGCGGCGCCGAAATGTCGTGCCTCGACTACGTGATCGCTTGCGAGGAGATCACCTCCGTCGATCCCGGGTTCGCCTGTACCTGCCTCTGCAACGGCCTCGGCCTGATGCCGGTCCTGTGGTACGGCTCCGACGAACAAAAGAAGCGATTCCTCGGCGAGGCAACGTCCGATCCGACCGGGACCTATCTGAGCGCCTGGACCGCCGGCGAACCGCCGGGCGGCACCGGCGGCACGGCGAATTTCGACAGCCCGCTGCCGAAGGCCGGAATCGGCATGACGGCGGTCAAGAAGGGCGACCGGTTCATCATCAACGGCAAGAAGAAATGGTCGTCCTCCGCGGGCTGGGACGGACTGGGTACCAACACCCAGACCGCGATCATCCGCACCGACAGCAGCGTCGGCGGCACGGAAGGATTGTCGGCGATCGTCGTTGAGCGCGGCACGCCGGGCATCACCTGGACGTTCCTCGACAAGGAAGGCCACCGCACCACGTCGAACGCATTTGTCGTGTTCGAGAATGCCGAGGTTCCTGTCGACAACCTGCTGCCCGGCGCCGCGGGGAACGGCGATCTCGTCATCAACCGCAACTTTGCCTGGTCTGGTCCGGTGGCGGCGATTGCCGCGGTCGGCGTAGCCCGGGCGGCCTACGAGGACGCGCTGAAATTCCTGAAGAGCAACACGGCTGGATCACTCACCCCGATCATCCGCTTCCAGAATGCCGGCTACATCATGGGCGACGTCGCCGCCAAGATCGAGTCCGCGCGTTATTTCGCCTGGCGGGCCGCCGACTACCTCGACAAGCACTCGCAGCACGCCGAACTCATCGGCGCAATGTGCAAGATCAACGTTACCGAAACGATGATCGATTGCGTTTACAAATGCATGCAGATTGTCGGCGTCAACAGCCTCAGCACGGAGTACAAGTTCGGCAAATATCTTCGGGAGGCTTCGGTATTGCCGATCTACGACGGCGGCAACATGGGAATGCAGCGCCGCCGCGTGCACGGCATCATCGCGGACGAGAACTTCAATCCGCGCGCAATCATGGACGACGACTTCGTCAAGTTCGACAAGTCGATGGAAGCCATCGACACAGTCGCCGATCCCCTGCCCAGAACGCGCGGAATCATGGAAGCTGCGGAATAG
- a CDS encoding LysR family transcriptional regulator, with protein sequence MDWSDLRIFLAIAREGTLGAAARKIGQTQPTMGRRLRALETSLGQTLFQRTADGLVLTDEGTAVLRHAERIEDEALALERHVSGAETQLDGLLRLSSSDWFGTVMLSPVIAAFGKRHPKVTVELLTDARLYSLPRREADLVFRIKPFSEPEVISRKLLHIPYALYGKKGSKPPRAGDGSAVRVVTMNAEFADMPDAVWLKRALPNAAIASRSNNRQVQAELCASGDGFAVLPRPLGDRDRRLVALDIGAAPPGRDTYVGYHRDMKRLARLRALLDLVIERLAG encoded by the coding sequence ATGGACTGGAGCGATCTGCGTATCTTCCTGGCAATTGCGCGCGAGGGCACGCTCGGCGCTGCCGCACGAAAGATCGGCCAGACCCAGCCGACGATGGGCCGGCGGCTTCGCGCGCTCGAGACGTCGTTGGGACAGACCCTGTTCCAGCGCACGGCGGATGGCCTGGTGCTGACCGACGAGGGCACGGCCGTGCTCCGTCATGCCGAGCGGATCGAGGACGAGGCACTCGCGCTGGAACGCCACGTCTCCGGTGCCGAGACGCAGCTCGACGGCCTGTTGCGCCTGTCGTCGTCGGACTGGTTCGGGACGGTGATGCTGTCGCCGGTGATCGCCGCGTTCGGCAAGCGTCATCCGAAGGTGACGGTGGAGCTCCTCACCGATGCGCGGCTCTACAGTCTGCCGCGGCGCGAAGCCGATCTGGTCTTCCGCATCAAGCCGTTCAGCGAGCCCGAGGTGATCTCCAGAAAGCTGCTGCACATTCCTTACGCGCTCTACGGCAAGAAGGGCAGCAAGCCGCCGCGCGCAGGCGACGGCAGCGCTGTCCGCGTCGTCACCATGAATGCCGAGTTCGCCGACATGCCGGACGCAGTCTGGCTGAAGCGCGCGCTGCCGAATGCAGCCATCGCCTCGCGCAGCAACAACAGGCAGGTGCAGGCCGAGCTTTGCGCCAGCGGCGACGGCTTTGCCGTATTGCCGCGTCCGCTCGGCGACCGCGATCGCCGTCTGGTTGCGCTCGACATCGGAGCGGCGCCGCCCGGCCGCGACACCTATGTCGGCTATCACCGCGATATGAAGCGCCTCGCCCGCCTGCGCGCGCTGCTCGATCTCGTGATCGAAAGGTTGGCAGGCTAG